A genome region from Purpureocillium takamizusanense chromosome 8, complete sequence includes the following:
- a CDS encoding uncharacterized protein (COG:S~EggNog:ENOG503PDK8), whose protein sequence is MTVALRYEIEHHITSTRDDDHDARFTVRRNGKAFYIKVSPSQFVNSPVMMKKYLSYLEVLRSGEEVLGDIYDTDVYEWVIAPFEPLFAELAPSPSCLPEDIRITLQDHLFPEFFVLALDIVDEKPYPRRIAATESPHRPSFVRFDDDFLDDLETWTAFYDPAGITLSFKDPEDALFKPPNKVLIDNRQTECFFKPCNSSVQIQQELKAYKIIHAAGLDSQLYICHVYGVVMDDSGFILGLLLTYIDNGDCPLSTRIHPDEPDDPPPVVRERWLGQLDAALAGLHKAGVVWGDVKAENVLIDRDNNAWITDFGGGYTEGWVDKEIAGTVEGDWVGMAKLKKFIFPTKRDTGLESQGEGHGTSKS, encoded by the coding sequence ATGACTGTCGCGCTAAGATACGAGATCGAACACCATATCACCAGCACCCGAGACGATGATCATGATGCACGCTTCACGGTCCGCCGAAACGGCAAGGCCTTTTACATCAAGGTCTCGCCATCCCAGTTTGTTAACTCCcccgtgatgatgaagaagtACTTGTCGTACCTGGAGGTGCTCCGGTCAGGCGAAGAGGTCCTTGGCGACATCTACGACACCGACGTCTACGAATGGGTCATTGCCCCATTTGAGCCGCTCTTCGCCGAGCTTGCGCCTAGCCCGTCATGCCTCCCAGAGGACATCAGGATCACTCTGCAAGATCATCTTTTCCCAGAGTTTTTCGTCCTTGCCCTAGACATTGTTGATGAAAAGCCGTATCCGCGCCGTATCGCAGCGACAGAATCGCCTCATCGGCCGTCGTTCGTCCGCTTTGATGAcgacttcctcgacgacctggagACATGGACAGCCTTCTATGATCCCGCTGGAATCACCTTAAGCTTCAAAGATCCCGAGGATGCGCTCTTCAAGCCACCCAACAAGGTTCTCATCGACAACCGCCAGACTGAATGCTTCTTTAAGCCATGCAACTCTAGCGTCCAGATTCAACAGGAGCTTAAAGCCTATAAGATAATTCACGCGGCCGGCTTGGACTCTCAGCTATACATATGCCACGTATATGGCGTCGTCATGGATGACTCTGGCTTTATTCTTGGCCTGTTGTTGACTTACATTGACAATGGAGATTGCCCACTGTCTACAAGAATTCATCCTGATGAACCCGACGATCCCCCGCCTGTGGTCAGAGAACGGTGGTTAGGCCAGcttgatgccgccctcgcagGGCTGCACAAAGCCGGCGTGGTCTGGGGAGATGTCAAGGCAGAGAACGTTCTGATAGACCGGGACAACAATGCGTGGATTACTGATTTTGGCGGCGGTTATACCGAGGGCTGGGTCGACAAAGAGATAGCAGGAACCGTAGAAGGGGACTGGGTGGGTATGGCTAAGCTGAAGAAGTTTATCTTTCCAACCAAGAGAGACACGGGACTAGAGTCTCAAGGAGAGGGGCATGGCACAAGTAAAAGCTAA
- a CDS encoding uncharacterized protein (antiSMASH:Cluster_8.1~COG:S~EggNog:ENOG503P5JH): MKVCMAVFCELLEMVEMNVVHVDYAKLFASSLINNQPQPDPYLECLANFLRTEAPRVIGHFRTSLLVSSCLDILNGMILESALPIHSAQKIPGFHEWIRGWNAGGTAVGQFLIPTGDQSESHFTEYVQLLPAISDMQSYVNDILSFYKERIIRREKCYLHQVSLENQCSEMESLKELCSRTSSLYLKNCEVMGQSNSHVRQIYRDYVMGYIEWHFYDELYKLNEMGLRLFP; encoded by the exons ATGAAA GTCTGTATGGCGGTGTTTTGCGAGTTGCTTGAGATGGTGGAGATGAACGTTGTTCACGTGGACTATGCCAAGCTGTTCGCAAGTAGCCTGATCAACAACCAGCCCCAACCCGATCCTTACCTGGAATGCTTGGCAAACTTTCTGCGCACCGAGGCCCCAAGAGTCATTGGTCATTTTCGGACGAGCCTACTCGTTTCCTCGTGTCTCGACATACTGAATGGAATGATACTCGAAAGCGCTTTACCTATACATTCAGCCCAGAAAATCCCTGGTTTCCATGAGTGGATAAGAGGCTGGAACGCAGGAGGCACGGCCGTTGGTCAATTCTTGATACCAACTGGGGACCAGTCCGAAAGTCATTTCACTGAATACGTCCAGCTTCTTCCTGCAATCAGCGACATGCAGAGCTACGTTAATGACATTTTATCTTTCTATAAAGAACGCATCATCAGGCGCGAAAAGTGTTATTTACACCAGGTATCTCTGGAGAACCAATGCAGCGAGATGGAGTCGTTGAAGGAGCTATGCAGTCGCACCTCATCGCTCTATCTTAAGAATTGCGAGGTCATGGGTCAGTCTAACAGCCACGTGCGGCAAATCTATCGCGACTATGTCATGGGATATATTGAATGGCATTTCTACGACGAGCTGTATAAGTTGAATGAAATGGGGTTAAGGCTATTTCCGTGA
- a CDS encoding uncharacterized protein (antiSMASH:Cluster_8.1~EggNog:ENOG503NV8J~COG:S) — MYPYEKFMTTSFSIFEAHYSNIMLTLGKVERARRLSLRFLTMTCTAKYGYPAQAHVPDDASKMVDQIPTSYDSAVMLPLLREEGIGDEVLNALKSVLLSSRRENGNWNFFIPEEDAEIDLFPDDIDDTSCPLVALYWNGDLTLEELRSQAEVVIRSAMRRTIVHQRYLHVPKVCVGCLVNFLWLLSVSGLETDPVALPSFQFIKDFLGALQRHQVGDTALPEMSYYVNRFVIYFFLSRLLDQSQYAREVLAEQFENIIVSELENMTRDKGTVSNALNISALVLAILTFKPHLSSSLGGSAQVPRLCMALVNALLDLQNPDGSFPTGIVYKWNKLGYYGGSRAYTTALALHAIGKLEREVMVKEWEIDSPRL, encoded by the exons ATGTATCCTTACGAAAAGTTTatgacgacgagcttctcgatcTTTGAGGCCCACTATAGCAACATTATGCTTACTCTCGGCAAGGTGGAAAGAGCCCGTCGGCTCTCACTGCGATTTCTCACTATGACATGTACGGCCAAGTACGGGTACCCCGCGCAGGCCCATGTCCCCGACGACGCGTCAAAAATGGTTGATCAGATTCCAACCTCGTACGACTCAGCTGTGATGCTGCCTCTACTTCGAGAAGAAGGAATTGGCGACGAAGTCCTCAATGCATTGAAATCCGTCCTCCTATCCAGTCGGCGCGAAAACGGAAACTGGAACTTCTTCATCCCTGAAGAAGATGCCGAAATCGACTTGTTTCCGGATGACATCGATGATACGAGTTGTCCTTTGGTGGCACTGTACTGGAACGGTGATCTGACTCTAGAGGAATTACGCTCTCAGGCCGAGGTCGTGATTCGCTCTGCCATGCGCAG AACAATAGTTCACCAACGATATCTTCATGTCCCCAAAGTATGCGTGGGCTGCCTGGTCAATTTCTTATGGCTACTTTCGGTGTCAGGATTGGAAACAGATCCAGTAGCACTTCCTTCGTTTCAGTTTATCAAGgacttcctcggcgccctgcaACGACATCAAGTTGGAGACACGGCCCTTCCCGAGATGTCGTATTATGTTAACCGGTTTGTCATCTACTTTTTCCTGAGCCGCCTTCTCGACCAAAGCCAGTACGCTCGTGAGGTGCTGGCCGAACAGTTCGAGAATATTATCGTCTCCGAACTAGAAAACATGACACGGGACAAAGGCACTGTATCGAATGCATTGAACATATCAGCTCTGGTCTTGGCCATACTGACATTCAAACCGCACTTGTCTTCCAGCTTAGGCGGATCCGCTCAAGTACCAAGATTGTGCATGGCTCTTGTAAACGCACTCCTGGATCTACAAAACCCGGACGGGTCCTTTCCAACTGGAATTGTGTACAAATGGAACAAACTGGGTTATTATGGCGGCTCCAGGGCCTACACTACGGCGCTCGCCTTGCACGCGATAGGCAAATTGGAACGGGAAGTCATGGTGAAGGAGTGGGAAATTGATTCACCGCGACTATGA
- a CDS encoding uncharacterized protein (antiSMASH:Cluster_8.1) encodes METNRHGNDSNDRDGSNDRDANSGHTHSALDFEFTFDVSEVAGGVIEPEVREPL; translated from the coding sequence ATGGAGACCAACCGGCACGGCAACGACAGTAACGAtcgcgacggcagcaacgATCGCGACGCCAACAGCGGACACACCCACTCGGCGCTGGACTTCGAGTTCACCTTCGATGTGTCAGAGGTGGCAGGCGGCGTCATTGAGCCAGAAGTAAGAGAACCCTTGTAA
- a CDS encoding uncharacterized protein (antiSMASH:Cluster_8.1~EggNog:ENOG503NYDB~COG:S): protein MGDLFPASTVIATDLSPIQPDNVPPNVFFYVEDSTDPWDFSHKFDYIHTRYTVGCWASFEVQIAQQAFEALEYGGWLESQEVDGVVCCDDGTLGPNDSVAIWFKDLVIASDMLNRPAIMGATLKHVFESVGFVDVQQRGIKMPIGGWPKDNRLKEVGLMWRANLLEGLAGFSYQWLNRAFNRTVDEINVSLVDVRQHLGETTTHAYMPGYIVWGRKPYPGEV from the exons ATGGGCGATTTATTCCCTGCATCCACCGTTATCGCCACAGATTTATCGCCGATTCAACCCGATAACGTGCCCCCAAACGTCTTCTTTTACGTAGAAGACTC AACAGACCCATGGGATTTCTCTCACAAGTTTGACTACATACATACGCGCTATACCGTCGGGTGCTGGGCATCATTTGAGGTTCAGATTGCCCAGCAAGCCTTCGAGGCGCTTGAGTATGGGGGCTGGCTCGAGTCTCAAGAGGTTGATGGTGTTGTCTGTTGTGACGATGGCACCCTAGGCCCTAACGATTCAGTGGCCATATGGTTCAAAGACCTGGTGATAGCATCAGATATGCTAAACCGACCCGCTATCATGGGAGCCACTCTAAAACACGTATTTGAAagcgtcggcttcgtcgatgTTCAACAGCGGGGCATCAAAATGCCGATTGGCGGGTGGCCAAAGGACAATAGGCTCAAGGAAGTCGGCTTGATGTGGAGGGCAAATCTTTTGGAGGGCTTAGCTGGCTTCTCGTACCAGTGGCTCAATAGAGCATTTAACCGCACGGTTGACGAGATCAAT GTTTCCCTCGTCGATGTTCGGCAGCACCTTGGTGAAACGACAACGCACGCCTACATGCCTGGCTACATTGTCTGGGGAAGGAAGCCCTATCCAGGAGAAGTCTGA
- a CDS encoding uncharacterized protein (EggNog:ENOG503P3EB~COG:G) yields the protein MSPESTDIPDSDSDDEVFGPLVAISEESLVLLALNISNRVLHAPSSSGKLVSRIRGSYNIVHIIQLDGVRLVIRVPATGWGSGMTITAARALQSQVATIRLIRRSTTIPVPEVYGLDTTSNNEIGAPYLCMSFMPGKTVSKTWFDGFSTIPREELRLRILTSLSQTMAQFSRLAFAKMGSVMEDEAGSTFIGPSYDWYEDDDGSLQVKASGPFDSASAYLKHHVVLSSKGGVWDEAEAKVMHSVLPCLVSRNGFVLCPPDFDSQNVMVDEQGNVTGLIDWDLTQTMPRFLGYARYPSWITRDWDPLMYGWPKMVNSEDSPEALERYRAYYKKELGRALCWQGDWEFTEKSHVAEAVWIAGLNRHNRPAICRKLVQVAAGEDVDALDILYDIGSGHYSEEDWIILESKLRQLIR from the coding sequence ATGTCACCAGAGTCCACAGACATCCCCGACTCCGACTCCGACGATGAGGTCTTTGGGCCTCTTGTCGCCATCTCGGAAGAATCCCTCGTTCTTCTCGCTTTGAACATTAGCAACCGGGTCCTTCATGCGCCGAGTTCTAGTGGCAAGCTTGTCAGTCGAATCCGTGGGTCATATAACATCGTCCATATTATTCAACTGGATGGCGTCAGGCTCGTTATACGCGTCCCTGCCACGGGCTGGGGCTCGGGAATGACTATAACAGCGGCCCGGGCACTGCAGTCTCAGGTTGCCACAATACGTCTCATACGGCGGAGCACGACGATTCCAGTGCCAGAAGTATACGGTCTGGACACAACAAGCAACAACGAGATCGGAGCCCCGTACTTGTGCATGAGCTTTATGCCTGGCAAAACAGTCTCCAAGACTTGGTTTGATGGCTTTAGCACAATTCCGCGAGAAGAGCTGCGTCTTAGGATCCTCACGAGCCTATCACAGACCATGGCTCAGTTTTCTCGGCTGGCTTTCGCAAAAATGGGATCCGTTATGGAGGATGAAGCTGGATCGACTTTCATCGGCCCTTCGTATGATTGGtatgaggatgatgacggcaGCTTGCAGGTTAAAGCCTCGGGCCCTTTCGACTCAGCTTCAGCCTACCTCAAGCACCATGTCGTTTTAAGTTCTAAAGGAGGTGTATGGGACGAAGCGGAAGCTAAGGTGATGCATTCGGTTTTGCCATGTCTAGTTTCTCGAAATGGTTTCGTGCTATGTCCTCCAGATTTTGACTCTCAAAATGTCATGGTGGATGAGCAAGGGAATGTCACGGGACTCATTGACTGGGATCTCACACAAACGATGCCGCGGTTTCTGGGGTATGCTCGATATCCCAGCTGGATCACCCGCGATTGGGACCCTTTGATGTATGGCTGGCCAAAGATGGTAAACTCCGAGGACTCTCCGGAGGCGTTAGAGCGCTACCGTGCGTACTATAAGAAGGAGCTCGGCAGGGCACTTTGCTGGCAGGGTGATTGGGAGTTCACGGAGAAATCACATGTTGCGGAGGCAGTGTGGATTGCCGGGCTGAATCGCCACAATCGGCCGGCGATATGTCGCAAGCTGGTCCAGGTTGCTGCAGGCGAGGACGTCGATGCTCTGGATATCCTCTACGATATTGGGTCAGGTCATTACAGCGAAGAAGACTGGATTATTTTGGAATCCAAGCTAAGGCAGTTGATACGCTAA